A single window of Micromonas commoda chromosome 6, complete sequence DNA harbors:
- a CDS encoding predicted protein: MASTFVGAPTALRAQVAPRRGSRSTRALTRADAAAQASLAVTPATVGSRSGSASVKGTVRKQNEDRFASYTNPNAKDGSPYAIYSVFDGHGGFAVSEWLKQNLAGLIVEEWPKADFCLEALSQACLRADYDLIQPPPGFFGAFGERGVGGAKCGSTAVIATLFEQGGKPTLATANVGDARILLVRDGKAVQLSVDHVPDDEAERKRIDRGNPNLRKSLVTFTEGSWRVGGVLALSRAFGDAFLKESGRFEGLGERNADYGSGFGLNAEPDCYIEQLTPTDSWVMLSSDGLFANDERGGGGGFENQEIADFLLAAPADASPESLAKELCSMAVSKGSTDDITVTLMRL; this comes from the exons ATGGCGTCCACCTTTGTCGGTGCCCCCACCGCTCTGCGTGCGCAggtcgcgccccgccgcggctcccgctcaacccgcgcgctcacccgcgccgatgccgccgcgcaggccaGCCTCGCGGTGACCCCCGCCACGGTCGGCTCCCGCTCGGGTTCCGCGTCCGTCAAGGGCACCGTGCGCAAGCAGAACGAGGATCGCTTCGCCTCCTAC ACCAACCCCAACGCGAAGGACGGCTCCCCTTACGCCATTTACTCCGTGTTcgacggccacggcggcTTCGCCGTGTCCGAGTGGCTCAAGCAGAACCTCGCCGGCCTCATCGTGGAGGAGTGGCCCAAGGCTGACTTCTGCCTCGAGGCGCTCTCGCAGGCGTGCCTCCGCGCCGACTACGATCTCATCCAGCCCCCGCCGGGCTtcttcggcgcgttcggcgagcgcggcgtcggcggcgccaagtgcggctccaccgcggtcatcgccACCCTCTTCGAGCAGGGCGGGAAGCCCACGCTCGCCACGGCCaacgtcggcgacgctcgcatcctcctcgtccgcgacggcaaGGCTGTGCAGCTGTCCGTGGACcacgtccccgacgacgaggccgagcgcAAGAGGATCGACCGCGGTAACCCCAACCTGAGGAAGTCCCTGGTGACGTTCACGGAGGGGAGCtggcgcgtgggcggcgtcctcgcgctctcccgcgcctttggcgacgcgttcctcAAGGAGTCTGGACGCTTCgagggcctcggcgagcgcaacGCGGACTACGGCTCCGGGTTTGGGCTCAACGCCGAGCCCGACTGCTACATCGAGCAGCTCACCCCGACGGACAGCTGGGTCATGCTCTCCTCCGACGGGCTCTTCGCcaacgacgaacgcggcggcggcggcggcttcgagaACCAGGAGATTGCCGACtttctcctcgccgccccggcggacgcgtccccgGAGAGCCTCGCGAAGGAGCTGTGCAGCATGGCCGTGTCCAAGGGCAGCACCGACGACATCACGGTGACCCTCATGCGACTTTAA
- the RPL18.1 gene encoding ribosomal protein L18 (expressed) — MLAFSLSARAAVATRVATPATQRRATPSTQVVAKVTPKEARRQKRHTKIRSKVSGTADRPRISVYRSNQHTYVQVIDDENQTTLCAVGTMSPKIKEIVGTEEWKTKTVDAAREVGKAVGAMCVEKGIKTAVFDRGGFVYHGRVKAVAEAAREAGVEF, encoded by the exons ATGCTTGCTTTCTctctctccgcgcgcgcggctgtcgccacccgcgtcgccacTCCGGCGACGCAGAGGCGTG CCACCCCCTCCACCCAGGTCGTGGCCAAGGTCACCCCCAAGGAGGCTCGTCGCCAGAAGCGCCACACGAAGATTCGCTCCAAGGTTTCCGGCACCGCGGACCGCCCCCGCATCTCCGTCTACCGCTCCAACCAGCACACCTACGTGCaggtcatcgacgacgagaaccAGACCACCCTGTGCGCCGTGGGCACCATGTCCCCCAAGATCAAGGAGATCGTGGGCACCGAGGAGTGGAAGACCAAGACTGTGGATGCGGCTCGCGAGGTTGGCAAGGCGGTGGGCGCCATGTGCGTCGAGAAGGGTATCAAGACGGCGGTGttcgatcgcggcgggttcgtgTACCACGGGCGCGTCAaggcggtcgcggaggcggcgcgcgaggcgggcgtgGAGTTTTGA